The region CTATGGGCGATGGCGAAGGTTGTACGCCCTCTAACCAATCTATCCAGGGCCTCCTGTATCTGCGACTCGGTGACGGTATCAACCGAGGATGTCGCCTCGTCGAGGATCAATATCCTAGGATCTTTGAGGATCGCCCTCGCGATGGAGATCCTCTGCTTCTCGCCCATTGAGAGCCTGCTCCCTCTTTCCCCCACGATCGTATCGTATCCGTCGGGGAAACGGATGATGAAGTCATGAGCGTTGGCAGCCTTGGCGGCGGCGATAATATCCTTCATCGTCGCGTTGGGAACGCCATAGGCGATGTTCTCAGCTATCGTGCCGTTGAAGAGGTATGGGTCCTGAAGGACTATACCTATCTGGTTTCTAAGGGATTTGAGATCCAAGTCGAGTATGTTATGCTCATCTATATATATGGCGCCTTTGGTCGGCTCGTAGAACCTGCAGATGAGACTGACGAGGGTGGTTTTCCCAGCGCCGCTGTGGCCCACCAATCCGATCATCTCACCAGGCTCGACCTCGAAGTTGATATCGTCGAGGGCGGGTTTGTCGCCGCCATCGTATATGAAGGTGACGTGATCGAATCTGATTCTCCCCTCCAGTTCCGGTATCGAAATGGTCGGGGCGGCGGGTTTTATCTCAGGGGGTGTATCCAGTATCTCAAATATCCTGTCAGCAGATGCAGCGGCCCTCTGAAAGCGTTGGTTGAGGAAGCAGAGCATCCTCACCGGCCCATAGAACCTCCACATATATCCGGTGAAGGCCGTGAAGGTTCCCAGGGTCAAAACGTCGCCTATCACCCATCTTCCACCTATGAACCAGATTATGATGCTTCCTAGGAAGGTCGAGAAACCCATCAGCGGGCCGAAGAGGCTTTGGAGTTTCGCGCCGCGCATGCCCCGCTTGAACAGGTTGCTGCTGTGGTTGGAGAACCGCGTTATCTCCCTGTTCTCCTGGACAAACGCCTTAACCACCTTTATCCCGGGTATGGTATCAGTTAGAACCGAGTTGAGTGAGCTCCAGCTTTTAGATATTGAGTGCCACACCTTATGCATCTTCTCACCGAAATATATCGTGAGGAAGGCCATCAGCGGAGTGGGTATCAACGTCAAAGCGGCCAGCTTCCAGTTCAACGTGAAGAGTATCTGACAGATAAAAGCCAGAGTTACCATACTTTGGATCATGTCCGGCAGAGCGCGCACGATGAAATCCTGGAGTCTCCCTGCGTCAAAGGTTATCCTGGACATGATGCTTCCAGTATCCCTCTGTGAGAAGAAGCTCATCCCCAATTTCTGGAGATGTTCATAGATCTGGTTTCTGAGGTTAAGGCTGACCTTCCCGCCTACCCAGGCCATCATATAACCTCTGAGAGCACCGAGTATACTGGCGCCTACCAGGATGCCTACCAGCTCCAATCCCAGTTTAATCAGCATGCTGATCTTCTGATCGGGCGGTATATCCTCAGGCGTCAGGATGTCATCTATCAGCGATCTCGTCAGGAGCGGCTGCATCAGCTCCAGTCTTGTCGCTATGAACATGAGCACCAGCGAGATGGCCACGACATGCCAGTAGGGTTTGGCGTAACTCAAAAGCCTGAAGATCAGCTTCCGCTTTTCGAGACAGTTCGGGCAAGTTCCCAGCCATCTGGGTATCGGCGCGCCGCATTTGGGACATCTCCCCTCCGGCGATTCGACTGTCGGCTTAAATTCCACCTTGCCTTTATGGGATTCCTCCACAAGGGCCTTTATGGCCTCCGATACGCTTCTGAACTTGTTGCTCAGGGTTTTGGAAAAACGGGCTAGCTCGATCCCCCTGTTCTCCGTGTAGACCTTTAGGAGGTTGTTCCCGTAGAAGCTATGGAGCTTGACCTCCTTGATCTCAGCCACCTCGATCTTCGATATCTTATATCCGCCGTTTGAGGGATCGACGACCAGCAACTCCCTATCGGTGGCGATAAACCATCCGAGCTTATACTCGCCTGACAGCGACATATCGGTGCTCACCGCTATCAGGATATCGCCCGAGGTGTTTTTGAGGACGATCCCCTCGACCTCCTCTGGCATCT is a window of Candidatus Poribacteria bacterium DNA encoding:
- a CDS encoding ATP-binding cassette domain-containing protein, with the protein product MFGRRKEKKASPTDVAPKLGPSDLIEEMPEEVEGIVLKNTSGDILIAVSTDMSLSGEYKLGWFIATDRELLVVDPSNGGYKISKIEVAEIKEVKLHSFYGNNLLKVYTENRGIELARFSKTLSNKFRSVSEAIKALVEESHKGKVEFKPTVESPEGRCPKCGAPIPRWLGTCPNCLEKRKLIFRLLSYAKPYWHVVAISLVLMFIATRLELMQPLLTRSLIDDILTPEDIPPDQKISMLIKLGLELVGILVGASILGALRGYMMAWVGGKVSLNLRNQIYEHLQKLGMSFFSQRDTGSIMSRITFDAGRLQDFIVRALPDMIQSMVTLAFICQILFTLNWKLAALTLIPTPLMAFLTIYFGEKMHKVWHSISKSWSSLNSVLTDTIPGIKVVKAFVQENREITRFSNHSSNLFKRGMRGAKLQSLFGPLMGFSTFLGSIIIWFIGGRWVIGDVLTLGTFTAFTGYMWRFYGPVRMLCFLNQRFQRAAASADRIFEILDTPPEIKPAAPTISIPELEGRIRFDHVTFIYDGGDKPALDDINFEVEPGEMIGLVGHSGAGKTTLVSLICRFYEPTKGAIYIDEHNILDLDLKSLRNQIGIVLQDPYLFNGTIAENIAYGVPNATMKDIIAAAKAANAHDFIIRFPDGYDTIVGERGSRLSMGEKQRISIARAILKDPRILILDEATSSVDTVTESQIQEALDRLVRGRTTFAIAHRLSTLKNADRIFVLSKGKLIEMGTHDELIARNGHFAELVKRQMELSRIREV